The sequence ACAAAGATGAAGTTTTTACAGGCTCTATAGTTGTCTCGGGTGTATGCTTTATGAAAGTTGTGTCAACAGGAAATAATACTGTTATTGGGAAAATAGCATCTCAAATACAGGAAAAGGAAGAAGAAACACCCTTTCAAATTCAGCTTAAATTTTTTAGCCGTCAACTCCTCCTTGTTATTTTATTTTTACTTATTTTTATTTTTTTAGTAGGAATTGTGAAAGGTTTGGGTTTATTTGAGATTTTGGTAGTGTCTGTAGCCCTTGCTGTTTCAAGTATTCCTGAAGGTCTTCTAATTTCACTAACTGTGATTTTAGTTATCGGGATGAGGCGCACATTGAAAAGGAAAGGTTTAGTTAGAAGTCTTTTGGCTGCTGAGACCTTGGGTGGTGTAACAACTCTGTGTATCGATAAAACTGGTACCTTGACAGAAGGTAAAATGAAAGTTGTTGGTGTTTTTGGTGATAAAGTTAAATTGGCAAAGCAAGTTTTAGTGGCAAACGATTTGGATGATCCGATTGTTATAGCTTCTTACGATTGGGCTAGCGGCTTTCTTAAAGATTTTGGAAAAGATAAATTTGAAAGGTTGGATAGCATTCCCTTTTCTCCAAAAGATAGATATTTTGCAAGTTTAAATAGATGGGGTAAAGATTTTAACAGACTTTTTGTTAATGGTGCTCCTGACATTATTATTAACTGGTGTAATATTAGTAAAAAGGAAAAGAAAAGGTATCTTTCTTTGATTGACGAATTAACCAAGAACGGAAATAGATTGATAGGTTTTGCTTTTAAAGATGTTCTTTTAGGGAAAGATAAAATTTTAGATGGGGATGTAAAAAGAGATTTGAATTGGGTTGGTGTTATATCTCTTTATGATCCAGTAAGAAAAGGTGTAGCTGATGCTCTGGAAAAAACAAGAAGAGCTGGGATAAGGTTGCTTGTAATAACTGGTGATTACCCCAACACTGCGGAGTTTGTTCTTCGCCAGATGGGTTTTAATTTGGAAAAAGAAGAAATAATGCTTGGCAGTGATGTTGAATCTATGAGTTTGAAAGACCTTTCTGAAGCGGTGGGCAAAGTAAAACTTTTTGCTAGAACAAAACCTGACCAAAAGTTAAAGATAGTGGAGGCATTGAAACAAAATGGAGAAGTTGTGGCTATGATGGGCGATGGCGTAAATGATGCCTCTGCTCTTCATAGAGCTGATATTGGTATTGCAGTTGGAGAAGCGACTGATGTTGCTAAGGAATCTTCAGATCTGGTTTTGCTTGATTCTAACTTTTCAACTATTCTTGCGGCAATTGAGGAGGGTAGAAGCATGTTTGAGAATATAAGAAAAGTTGTTATTTACCTTTTAAGTGATTCTTTTGCTGAAATATTAATTATTTTATTTTGTATTGTTTTGGGTTTGCCGCTGGCGCTTCTTCCTATTCATATATTATGGATAAATTTAGTTTCAGACGGCTTCCCTGGTATTGCTATTGCAGTTGACCCAAAAAGGAAGGGTATAATGAATGAACCACCTCGTTTACCATCCGAAAAAATAGTGGAAAGGTGGATGATTTTACTTATTGCTTCTGTTAGTTTCTTTGCAGGTTTGATTGCCTTTATATTTTTCTTAGTTACCTATAAGTCAACTGGCAATCTGGTCTTGGCTCGATCGGTTGCGTTTTTGACCCTTGGCCTTAATTCTCTGTTTTATGTTTTTTCAGTTAAGGGGTTGACAATGCCTTTTTGGAAACATAATTTTTTGAATAATCGTTGGCTAGTACTTGCAGTTTTTGCTGGTTTTTTATTGCAGGCACTGCCTTTTATTAGCGAATTTACAAGAGATTTGTTTAATATAACTGCTGTTGGTATTAATTATTGGATTTTGGCTATTCTGGCTTCTTTTGTGGTTTTTTTGTTTGTTGAGTTTTTTAAATTGGTTTTGAAATTTAAGAAGAATTTTATTTATGCTTCTTAAGCGGTAAGATGTACTTATTTTATGCAGGGCTTGTTTGGGATAATTGTGTCTTTTTTTTTCAAGATTTAGCGGAGCGGGATAGGGGAGTCGAACCCCTTTCTCCACCTTGGGAAGGTGGCGTTAGGCCGCTTAACTAATCCCGCAATAAACCACCAGCTTTTATTTGCCATAGATTATAGCCCAGCATCTTGATCTAGTCAAAGAAACTTTTTAGCGTGGCAGCCTCAAGACATTGCCTGCATGGATTATATTTGGATTAGCCAACTTGTTTTCTCTTGCAATCTCTACCCATTTATAACCGTCTCCATAAGCTCTTACTGCAATTTTCCAAAGGTTATCTCCCTTTTGTACAGTATAAGTTCCACCAGTTACCTTTTGCATTTCGGGCGATATGGTTGTTTTTACCTCTTTTACTTCAACATTAGGGATTTTTAATTCTTGCCCTTCTCTAATTATGTTTGGATCTTTAATATTGTTTTCTTTGGCGATGTCTACCCAATTGTAGCCTGAACCATAGACTTCCTCAGCAATCTTCCAGAGCGACTGATTCTTTTTAACTTTATAGGTCTTTCCAACCTTATTTTCGTTGCTGGTTTCTTCTTGGGTTTGAGTATTAATAGCAGGTATAGTCTTTCCTGATTTTCCTTTCTTAAAGTAGTTGAAAACAAAAGTTGTGGCTACCAAGACAACTATTATTCCCAGGACAGTGCTTATGGTAGACTCGTTGAGTTTAATTGTTTTTAGTATTTTCTTTAAGTCCAATCTAATCACCCCCTTTTCTGTTTCTTGGGGGCAGGTGTTAGCCTGAATTTAGATTAATTTGTTTTTATTGTCAAGAGTGTGGTTTGCTTTATTATCCCGGCTTGCGAAGCTGTTCCAAGCCCGGCTTGGAATTTTGATTGGAATTTTGATAAATCTTAATTTATGGTAAAATAAAGTTGCTGGGGCTGTAGCTCAGTTGGTTAGAGCGTCCGCCTGTCACGCGGAAGGTCGCGGGTTCGAGTCCCGTTAGCCCCGCCCCCATTTATCTCTGATATAATAGATTTAATGAAGATTGATAAAGAGCTGACGAATTTAAAGTTAGCAGATCTCCTGCGAGCAATAGCAGCTTCTTATCAAATCAAAGATCCTGTTGGTAATAAATTCAAAATTATTGCCTACAGTCGAGCTGCTGATGCGATAGAACACTTATCAAGTGAGGCTAAAGATTTATACGATGAGGGAAAACTAAATCAGATTCCTGGTGTTGGCCCTTCTATAGCCTCTCATCTTGAAGAATTGTTTAGAACCGGCCGTTCGAAGCATTTTGAGGAGGTTATGAAAGGAATTCCAGATGCTGTTTTCAAACTAATGGAATTGCCAAGAGTAGGCCCAAAGACTGCTTTGAAGTTGGTCAAAAATCTAAATCTTGATTTGGTGGATGATCCTATCGCTGCTTTGGAGAAATCAGCCGAGCAAGGTAGAATAGCTTCGATTGAAGGGTTTGGGGAGGAATCGCAAAAAGATATTCTTCAGGCAATTCTTGAGTTT comes from Patescibacteria group bacterium and encodes:
- a CDS encoding calcium-translocating P-type ATPase, PMCA-type, encoding MDSKLIGISEDEVELKIKQYGLNKLPEKPRPSLLYFVIKQLKSPLVYVLIFALFLTLIIGDYKDSFVIFIAIFINTLLGVFQEKKASDSLFALKKYISEKVVVIRDGVRKEIDSLFLVPGDIVFLRQGDKVTADGVIIQANRLFLDESVITGESIPVAKDDKDEVFTGSIVVSGVCFMKVVSTGNNTVIGKIASQIQEKEEETPFQIQLKFFSRQLLLVILFLLIFIFLVGIVKGLGLFEILVVSVALAVSSIPEGLLISLTVILVIGMRRTLKRKGLVRSLLAAETLGGVTTLCIDKTGTLTEGKMKVVGVFGDKVKLAKQVLVANDLDDPIVIASYDWASGFLKDFGKDKFERLDSIPFSPKDRYFASLNRWGKDFNRLFVNGAPDIIINWCNISKKEKKRYLSLIDELTKNGNRLIGFAFKDVLLGKDKILDGDVKRDLNWVGVISLYDPVRKGVADALEKTRRAGIRLLVITGDYPNTAEFVLRQMGFNLEKEEIMLGSDVESMSLKDLSEAVGKVKLFARTKPDQKLKIVEALKQNGEVVAMMGDGVNDASALHRADIGIAVGEATDVAKESSDLVLLDSNFSTILAAIEEGRSMFENIRKVVIYLLSDSFAEILIILFCIVLGLPLALLPIHILWINLVSDGFPGIAIAVDPKRKGIMNEPPRLPSEKIVERWMILLIASVSFFAGLIAFIFFLVTYKSTGNLVLARSVAFLTLGLNSLFYVFSVKGLTMPFWKHNFLNNRWLVLAVFAGFLLQALPFISEFTRDLFNITAVGINYWILAILASFVVFLFVEFFKLVLKFKKNFIYAS